In Podospora pseudocomata strain CBS 415.72m chromosome 4, whole genome shotgun sequence, the genomic stretch GCATAACCCAAATCACAACACCTGCCACTGGCAGAACCCACATTCGTGCCCCACCATGTCCACTCATTCCACTCATCTCTTAAGCCCATTGACGCCACACTGGAAATAACCTCACATCACATGAGAAAACAGCCTGCTTGGCGCAGTGGTAACGCGTTCCACTTGTATGGCTGTTGCAGCCTCAGTCAATGGAAAGATCATTGGTTCGATTCCAGTAGTGGGCATTGAAGTGTTCTATCTTGTGGGCCATCATTACTTTTTTACTTTGCATAAGTACTTTTTGGATTCGGTTCCTCTTTTGCCATTAATGATCTTCTACATCGCTCTTTCCATACTCCAGATCACGGACTGAGCCCTGGCTTCGATTACGCATGATTACTTACCTACCTCCAAGCTCCTGAAGCCAAGCTACTTTGAATGCAATTTCTGTGCAGCTCCAACCGTCGTCTTGTTCGTCTTGCCAGCCTGGCGCAGGAAATACAGACTCAACGTAGTCATGatcaccatcaacgcccaaCGCTCGCTCAGCTCCCTTGTGCGACCAGCCTGTTTCAACTCCAACGTGCATGGATGTTTCCACTTCAGCACGTTGCTAAAGACCACCTCGGCGACAGTCTGAACTTTACTCTCAGCCGCGGGCAGCCATGAGGCGGAGGCTGCTGAGCGTGACGATCCCGCCTCGGATAAGGGTCGGCTAGCGTTACCAGGTGCAAGACGGTACAACGTGTACACAGTTCCCGTTTCAGCGTGCTCCTCCGCTTAGCCACTCTTGTTCTAGTTGTCGTTGCTGCTACCTCTGCTAGTCTTCCGCCACTCAaacgcctccctcatcatcctcttcacgCCGACCTCAATCTCGAATCCAAAGGCCACGCCATGCTCCTTGCTAGTGGTGGAGTGCACCACCTCGGTGATCATGTCGCGGGGATTCTTCTCCTGATATAGCGGGGGAAGCTTTACCGCCGTCTTTGGCCTGAAAAGCTGGACGAGAAGCGGCAGCGGAAACTAATCCCCCGTGGCAGCGAGTATGGGGCTCTTGAGGCTGGTTCCGTTGCGGAGGTAGTAACCGGGTTCGAAGTGAAGGGAGCCGCGGGGAGTGAAGCCGAAGTGTGCCTCGACGAGGTAGAGAAAGCCGTCTTCGCTGGCACCGCAGAGCTTGACTGTCTTTAGCGCGCTGACTACTCCTGAGAAATTGCTGTGGAGGTTCATTATGGATGGAAAGGGGCGGTATCCGATGAAGGCGGCACTGGTAGGGAGAAACGTCGATGCATGGTCGGAGTCAGCGCTCTCAGATGAGCGTTTTCCATTATCTGTGCTGGCCATGACTGGCCGAGCCAGGTTAGGTTTCCCGAGCCcaataggtaggtacctattCAGCTGGTACCTAGCTCTTCGATCGAGTCTTTGCTACGGTGCCGGACCATTGTCACGGTGTGCGCGAAATCCCCGAGCTTGCGAAATGCTACCTAGGTGACTAAGGTAGGCATATTGATCGGTAGGCCATCATTTCGACTTGACTTCAACGCTGACTGAAGTGACTAACCGAAGCAGAGAGGGGTGTTTAATACCAATCCATGGGTGATTTGAACTTAGCATGTAACTAGATATTATCGTCTGGACAGAAGAGAGATACCCAAAAGAGCTTACCAGTGAGATATCACGAAGAACACATAATCCATCTGCGCCACTCACAAAAGCTTTGCCCCGGACAACCCCAACGTCACatacaccacccaccagctGCCAACCCAAGCCACTCAACCATACACTcagcccagcccaacccCACTATATAATTCCAAGTCCCAAGTTAGCATTCCGTGGACGCGGTAGTACAGCGGTTAGTACATTCCCGAGTTCGAGCGAAGACCCAGGTTGACTCCTGGCCCGGCCACATAACGTCTGCTTGTTCTTCCAGCGTTACTTTTTTGtatttttcttttgcccTAACACCACCTTGTCTGACTGTAACCATCTAATCTTATCCTATTCATTTGCTCTGTTCAGCCTGGCTTCAAGAAAAAGCTCCGCTTAGTCTTTGACAGCGAAGATCTTATAAGATCCTGTAAATCATGTCAGCTACCGTGCTCTGGTCTCCTCTATACGCAAGAATGCTAACTTACCGACGAACTCATTGAGATCTGACCTCCCCACATCACTGCTATCGGTAGTGgcagaagaacaagatggcGTCGCTTTCTTGGcctcatccccaccatcgcAAGCAGAAACAGCGGCAACAGGTCCACAACAGTCCCCAGACTTTTTGGTCCCATCCTCGTTGGTGTCCAAATAGACATTCAGATCGGCCTGTGTATCCGTGATGACCGAGTCTTTGAACCCCGCCTCCCTGAACCAGTTCTGATAGTCGGCAACCTCGGCGGCACCGGCAATACATCCAACGTACATGGCAACATCCTTTCTCAGCTGATCCGGCAGGGGCTTCTTGGCAAGAATGTCCGACACGGCAACCCTTCCACCGGGCTTCAGAAGACGGTACATCTCCTTGAAGACAAGATTCTTCTCTTCGTATGGGACCAGGTTGATCACGCAGTTTGAGATGATGAGGTCGGCAGTAACGTCTGGGAGAGGGACAGAGGTGATATTGCCTTTGATGAAGGTGACGTTGGAAACCGAGCTGCCGCGGGAGGCCTTGATCTTTTCGGCGCGGGCGAGCATTTCCTAGCAACCTTGTCAGCGGTGTGTTGAGAGAACGCGGAAGTTGCCGGATAAGAACGGACATCATTGATGTCTACGCCAATGGCTCTTCCACTAGAACCAATCTTTGTcgcggcgaggaagatgtcGAAGCCTGCACCGCTGCCTAGGTCGATGACCGTCTCGCCCTCTTTGAGGCTGGTAATGGCAAGTGGATTGCCGCAACTGAGACCCAGGTTGGCGTCTTCGGGGATGTTGGATAACTCGTCCTCGCTGTATCCGAATGACTTGGCCACACTCTCTCCGTACTTTGGGGCCGCCGTTCGAGAGGCACTGCTGTAGTGCTCCCGGACTTGGGCGTAGATCTGCTCGGTTGAATCCATGCTTGGATGTTCAATAGAAGTTCATAAAAGGCAGGTCGTGTAGGACAATCCGACAATATAGAGGCCGCTGTGAAGACCAGACTACCTGGTGGTTCTGAGAAGTTGTTGTGCGAAACCGAAAGTTAGGATCAAAACCGGAGTCCTAGAAAAGGGTATTTATCTTTGTTGATCCCCACTCTTTACTAAGACTGATTCTCGTGAGGTGCATTTGATGTGCTGCG encodes the following:
- a CDS encoding hypothetical protein (EggNog:ENOG503PE6F), with the protein product MASTDNGKRSSESADSDHASTFLPTSAAFIGYRPFPSIMNLHSNFSGVVSALKTVKLCGASEDGFLYLVEAHFGFTPRGSLHFEPGYYLRNGTSLKSPILAATGD
- a CDS encoding hypothetical protein (COG:S; EggNog:ENOG503NWA6); translated protein: MDSTEQIYAQVREHYSSASRTAAPKYGESVAKSFGYSEDELSNIPEDANLGLSCGNPLAITSLKEGETVIDLGSGAGFDIFLAATKIGSSGRAIGVDINDEMLARAEKIKASRGSSVSNVTFIKGNITSVPLPDVTADLIISNCVINLVPYEEKNLVFKEMYRLLKPGGRVAVSDILAKKPLPDQLRKDVAMYVGCIAGAAEVADYQNWFREAGFKDSVITDTQADLNVYLDTNEDGTKKSGDCCGPVAAVSACDGGDEAKKATPSCSSATTDSSDVGRSDLNEFVGSYKIFAVKD